TGAACAGGAACCGGAGCCGCTCGACGGAGAGCTGCCGGTTGGTGGTGGAGACGAGCAGGTTCAACCAGTGCGCGCGCCGCTCCTCCTGCCCGTTGAACAGCTTGATGGTGCGGATGCCGCGCAGGGTTTCGAGGAAGTGGCTGTCGCGCCGCGCCGACCACACGATCGCCTCGGCGGACGCCTCGCGCAAGGGCGTGTAGGAGGCCCAGCGCAGCCCCGCATAGAGCAGGGCGCCCAGCACGGTCACGGCCGCGAGGTCGGGCGCGAACAGGACCATGATCACCAGCGTGATCCCGGCCATGATCCCGTCGATGATGCTCTCGACCAGGTCGGTCGTGACGACCTGCAGGATGGTCTCCTGAGACGAGAAGCGGGAGGTCACGTCCCCGAGATGCCGGCTCTCGAAGAACGTGGCGGGCAGGCTGATGAGATGGCTGAACAGGTTGGCGCGCGACTGGATCTTCAGTGTGGCACTCAGCCCGATCAGCATCCAGCTGCGCATCGCCGTCACGGCGGTTTGGATCAGCAGCAACAGCGAGAAGCCGAGCGCCAGCGTGACAAGCAGGTCGTGGTCGGCGGTGACGAGCGCATGGTCCACCACCCACTGCAGGAAGAGCGGGCTGATGATGGCGAAGACCTCGATGGCCAGCGCCAGAACGACCTGATTGGTCAGCGCCCGCTTCACGCCGACGGTGCGGCCGAGCAAGTGCAGGGCCCGGATCCGCGCCGGGGCCGTGGCCGGCACGAAACGGTCGGTCGGGTACAGCTCCAGCGCCACGCCGGTGAAGTGGCGCGACAGCTGCGCCTTGCTGATGCGGCGGATGCCGACGGACGGATCGTGCACGACGGCACTGCCCCGCGCGACCTTCTGGAGCACGACGAAGTGATTCAGGTCCCAGTGCAGGATGCAGGGCAGCCGCAGCTGCCCGAGCTCCGCGATCTCCAGGCGCAGGGGACGGGTGGCGAAGCCGAGCTCGTCCGCAATCCGCATCAGCTCGTTCAGCGTCGCGCCCTTGAGCGACATGCCGTAGCGGCGGCGCAGTTCGGACAGCCCGGTCTGATAGCCGAAGTAGCTCGCCACCATGGCCAGGCTGGCCAGGCCGCACTCGGCCGCCTCGGTCTGGAGCAGCATCGGGACGCGGCGGCCCCAGCCGAGGTTCAGGCCCTCCAAGGCGCTTACGCGTGCCATGATCCGCTCAAGGTGTAGAGAGGTTCGAGCACCCACTCGATCAGGCGGCGGCTCTCGATCAGCACGTCCGCCTCCAGCTGCATGCCGGGCTGGAGCGCCACGGCCTGCCCATAGGCGACGGCGGTCTGGCGATCGAGCTCGACGGTGACGCGATAGATGGGCTCGTTGCTGCCGAACAACGCCGTCAGTCCGGCCAGGGTCTGGTTGAGCTCCGCCGGGCTCAGGGCGGAGCGGGACACGGTGGTCACCACCCCGCCGTAGAAGCCGAACTTCTGGTACGGGAAGGCCTGATAGCGCAGCAGCACCCGCTGCCCGGCGCGCAGGAAGCCGATGCCGCGGCTCGGGCTGAAGAGCTGCGCCTGCAGCTTGGACCGGGACGGCACGATGCCGAAGAGAGGAATCGAGGTGGTGGCGTTGCCGCCGGGCTCGGCCTGAAGGCCGGTGATCGTGCCATCCTGAGGAGCCGTGATGACGATCTCCCGCCGCGCCTCGGCCTCGATCAGGTCCTGCTCCAGCGCCGCGACGCTGCGCTCGCTCTCGTTCTCCTGGATCTGCCGGCGGAGCGGCACGGCCTGCAGGGTCGCCCACGCCTCGGCCTGTTCGCGCTCCAGAGTTGCGAGGCTGCGTTCCAGCGCCTGGAGCTTGGCGGCCTCGTCGAGGCGTTCCTTCTCCGCCTCCTCCAGCCGGGGGGCGGTGACGATATCCCGCTTGCGCAACTCGCGGAGGCGAACCGCCGTCCTGTCGGCCATCTCGATCTTGGTCTTCTGAAGGCCGACCTCCACTTCCAGATGCTTCCGCTCGGCGCTCAGGATGTCCAGCTTCTTGCGGGCATCGTTGATCTGGTTCTCGAACACTCTCACCTGAACGCTCTTCTCCTGCATCATGCTGTCACGGCGCCGTTTCAGCTGCCGGACGACCTCCTGCCGGGTGGCGCCGGCCGCACTGCTCAGCATCTCCGTCGAGATGACCAGCACCGGGCTGCCCTTCCGAACCGCCATGCCTTCCTGCACGAGGACCTCGGTGATCACGCCGGCCTGCGGGGAGAAGCTCCGGACAACGCCCTGCTCCGGCACGAGCCAGCCGTTGATGCGCGCCTTGCGCGTGTAGGAGCCGAAGACGAGCAGCAGGACAATCGCCATCACTGCCGCCGATGCAAAGAGCGCGAACATCCAATGGGTGAGCCGCGGCTCCAGGAGCACGGTGCCGAGCCATTGCGCCTGCCCTTCGGCCAGGACCTCCGCCCGGAACAGCGACTCGCGGTGGATGGGAAGCTGTTTCTGGCCGGCAGCGAGTTCGGAGTCGGATCCATCCTGGCTCATGGATCAGCCTATGCGTCGTCGAGAGACCTGACGGAATAGTCCTTCACCTCGAAGCTCAGCTCGATGACCTGCGAGGTTCTGCGGACCTGCAGCACTTTGCGGATCCGCGGTTCGAAGAAGTCCTTCAGGAGTGGTGGCCGCGCCGCCCGGAAGTAGAAGCTCGGCGACGCCATGACCTTGCTCGATGCGAGCAGGCCGAGTTCCTCGCCACGGGTCGCGGTCTGGATGATGCAGGGCGCGAACCGGACGCCCATGGCGCGCAGCGCGTAGGCGCGATGGTGGCCGTTGTGGAGGAGCAGGCGCGACTCGGATTGGACGACGCTGAGGAAGTTCGATCCGAAGCCGACGATGAGCCCGACGGCCCCACTCACCGAGCCGAAGGCGGCGTGGTTGGCCAGGTCCTGTGGCTTGAGCAGCAGACATTCGTGGAAGCGCAGATCCGAGGAAGCCGAGACGAACAGGTACCGGCGTGCGCCGGCCTGCCGGATCTGAACGGGCGCCTCGAAGTCACCGAGGGGCTGGCAGAAGCGGAAGAGGGCTTGCGCATTCAGACGATCTCCGGCGCGGGCTTGGAGCCGGTCCGCATGGTCGAGATCGATATGGGATTGCGCCACCACCAGACGGTCGAGTTCGACCATTGCGAAACGGGTCGGCACCTTGTCGAAGGCGCGCCGGTAGCGGGGATCCGCCCGCACCGCGTCGGCCAGCTCGGCACAAGTGGGATCCAGGTCCCGGACCTCGATGGCATCCGCCGCACCCGCCTCGTTGAGCTCCAGGTGATGGTAGTAGTCGTTGGCCGCGCGCCATTCATCGACCAACGCCGAGCGGGACAGGGCGGCGACGCCGACTGCATGATCCTCGACGTAGTCCAGAAAGTCTTGCAGGCCCGGCTGCCCGAGCAACCAAGCTTCCCTGACGCCGACCTGCGGTTCGCCATGAGTCATCGGCCAGTGTTGCCGAGCGTCCATGCCATCCTCCCCAGGCCTACAGGCGGAAAGCTGCGGCCGTCGTTCGTACCCCTTGTCGTGTGCGCACCGGCGGCGATCCGCCGGTGCGCTTGGCCGTTAGGCCTAGCCGTGCCTCTTGCTCTTGGACTTCGAGTGCTTCTTCGAGCGGCTCGCGTGCTTGCTCTTGCTCTTGCTGCCGTGCTTTCTGTCCCCCGAGCCGCAAGATGGCGAGCCCGCCCCATAGACATGGGTCAGTTCGTCGATAGTCAGTTCACGCATTTTGGTTCTCCCGTTTCAACAGGCCGCACTTCTTTCGGCCGAAGCATCGTCTACAACGTGCCTCGGATCCTGTTTTTTGCTGCGGCAGGTTTCTGTAGTTCAGCAATCAAACAGAAACCAGTGCGAAAAGGGGGTATTTTGGATTATTACAAATGTAAGAAAAACATCATGAACTAGCGCGAATAAGATTTGCCCCGCATGCATCAACATGACAGAAGCCAAGCCTTACAGGCATCTAGCGAGGAATATGTATCGCGACCCCGGTGCGTACCGCACCGTGGCTGCAATTGATTGGTCGCGTGTTATGTTATGTTTTTATGTATTTCTGCCTGCTGCGCCAAGCAATGACCTTACGCCGCGGCCGAAGGAGGCGTGCTGGCAGAGCGGCTGCCGGACGGTGCCGAAGCACGCATGGCGGTCCTCCTGTTTGTATCCTCGGCTCGACGGCCGAGCAGGCGTCACCGGTCATCCATTGCCGGAGCGCTGCGTGCCGTTCGCATTGGCTTCGGCCCTGAGCCGGCCATTCTTTCGGGTCGGGTATCACACGCAACTGTGAGTTTCGCTAACAAATTTGAGTTCTCCAGTCAGTTTCGCGTGGATCGGCCACATTGTTGTTCGGCACGACAGCAGGCAGCCGATCACGCCAAGGATGCGCAGCAGTTCTATCTTGAGCATGACCGGATTTACGCGCTGGAGGACGTCGATGACCTGCCGACCGGCGCACCAGATCGCCCCGGCCAGACATCGAGTGCCCTGCCAGGGTACGAGCCATTACCGAGGAGGCGCTTGATGCAAGCTCTTCAGTTGAGAAGCCTTGCCAACAGCGCACCGACTTGCCGCCATTGACGCCGTGTGGTGTTGATTATTCCCTGGGTCGCCAAACAATTTTTCTTGCCGCCTCTGGGCACGCGGCGCAATCCGGCCGGATCCTGCGTATCGGAGAGTTTGACTGAAACCCTCGGATCGATCCTCGCCAGACCCCCGGCTTCGGCTTGTTGGTGGGCCAGTTGTGGGTCTCGTCGGTGGCGTCCCGGCACCAGCGGTAGAAGGCATCGTAAAGCAGCATCCCGGCATCGAGCTGCGCCAGATCGTCGGCATACATCCGCGACAGCCCGAGCGAGGCGGCGAGCAGACCGGCTGCCTCGGGGGCGAGGTCGAGCCGCGCCGTATCGGCGCCGCGCACGATGGCCGCCAGCCGGCGCAGGGGCTCGGTCCCGAGGTTCAGCTCCTCGACCATCACGTCGAAGCTGCACCGCTCGCCCCGGTGGCTCCAGAACACCTCCGGGCTGTCGATGTCGAAGGGCGCGCCACCGAAGCCCTCGGCCACCGCCTCGACCTCGGAGGGGGGCACGAACAGGAACACGGCGGCGGGATCGACGAAGCGGCGGATCAGCCACGGGCAGGCGATGCGGTCGATCTTCGGTCGCGCGCGCGTGACCCACACGGTCCGGCCCAGGGCATCGCGGGCGGGCAGCTTGTCGGCCGGCACCATGGGCAACCGCCGAGAGCAGATCGATGGCGGCATAGCTCATATCGGCGACCGCGACGATCTCTCGCCCCGGCAGCCAGCGCGCGAGCAGGAGCAGCAGCTGGCGCGCCCAGTCGGTCAGCTGCGCGCCTTAATCTTGGTGCCACAGCGCCGCTCAAGGGTCTCGTCGATGCCGACCACCACCGGCCCGCTCGGCACGAACGCCGCGATCAGCAGCCCGAGCAGGCCGCGCGCCGTCGCCTGGGCGCGCCAGCGCCTGCGGCTCAGCACGCGATGCTCGGTGCTGACCGTCACCCCCTCGCGCAAGCCCAGGCTGCTCAGCGCCGCGGTCACGGTCCGCCGCCCGGGCGCGAGCACGGCCCCGGCGACGAGCACCGGCAGGGTGGCGAAGGTCGGACGCGTGAAGCAGGCGGCCAAGGGCGCCATCCAGGTGGACAGGACGGCGGGCACCGTCGGCCGCCTCGGAGGCGACAGGGCTTGCCATGGTGGGCTCCCGGTGGTGTCGTCGTCGGCCCCAACCCCGCCCGCGCCGCAAGGCTTCCCCATGCCGGCCAGAAGCGATCCTCTGCAGGCGCGCATCGAGGCGTTCAACTAGGAGCCCGTCCGAGTAAGTACCTCGACGGCGGCGCTTTGGGATGATTCACTCGGCTCATGGCCAAGGTGTTTCGCTCCTGGGACGTCGATCAGGGCTGGCTGCTGCCACCCTCGCTGCATGAGTTCGTGCCGCCCGGGCACATGGCGCACTTCGTGCGCGATACGGTGCGCGAGGCGCTCGACCTCTCAGCCATTCTCGACACCTACACCGAGGAGCGCGGCTACCCGCCCTACCATCCCGGCATGATGGTGGCCCTGCTCCTCTACGGCTACAGCCGCGGTCTGTACTCGTCGCGTCAGCTCGCCCGCGCCTGCGAGGAGCGGGTTGACTTCATGGCCGTGACCGGCCTGAACCGGCCCGACTTCCGCACCATCGCTGACTTCCGCAAGCGGCATCTGACGGCGCTCTCGGACCTGTTCGTGCAGGTGCTGCGGCTGTGCCGGGCGGCCGGGCTGGTCGGCTTTGCCCACGTGGCGGTGGACGGCACCAAGCTGAAGGCCAACGCCTCGCGCCACAAGGCGATGAGCTACGGCCGGATGAAGGCGGCCGAGTCGACGCTGGCCGCCGAGGTCGAGGCTTGGCTGGATCAAGCGCGCGAGGCCGACGCGGCGGAGGATCGGGCTCATGGGACCGACCATCGTGGCGACGAGACACCGGCCTGGATGGCCGACAAGCAGCGGCGGCTGGAGACGATCCGCGCCGCCAAGGCCGCGTTGGAGGCAGAGGCTGCCGATCCGCCCGATCCGGAGGACGAGGACGGGCCGGGGGCCTCGTCGGGCATGCGCTGGCAAGGTCGGCCCTTGCGGGGCGAGGACGGCGGTCCGCCCGACCGGGCGCAGCGCAACTTCACCGACCCGGACAGCCGCATCCTGCCCACGCGCGACGGGTTCGTGCAGGGCTACAACGGCCAGATTGCGGTTGATGCGGCCCATCAGGTGATCGTCGCGCATCGGCTCGTGACGAACCCCGCCGACTCGCGCGCTCTCGTGCCGCTCGTCGACGGCGTCTGCACCCATCTCGGGCGCAAGCCGCGGGAGGTCTCCGGAGATGCCGGCTTTGCCACCGAGGCGAACCTGGCCGCGCTGCAGGAGCGACGGATCACAGCCTATCTCGCTCCGGGCCGTGCCCGTCACGGCGAGGCGGATGCAGCAGGTCGCCGGAGGCTGACGAAGATGCCCCTGATGAGCGCGATGGCCGTCCGCCTGAAGCGGGCTGGGCGCCGGAGCCGTTACCGTCTCAGGAAGCAGGTCGTCGAGCCGGTGTTCGGGCAGATCAAGCAGGCCAGAGGCTTCCGACAGTTCCTGCTACGTGGGCTCGATCAGGTCCGCGGCGAGTGGGCGATGATCTGCACCGCCCATAACCTCCTGAAGCTGGCGCAGGCCGCGCGCTGAGCCTGTGGCGCAGGAGCCATCCGCCCAGATCTCAACCTTAGTCCCAACGCATCAAACCGTTACTCGGACGGGCTCCTAGGCGCGCGGCGGCGTCGCCGCGCACAAGGCCGGGCGCGGCTACTCGCTGCTCAGCGAGCACACCGGTGCTCCCGTGGCGAGGCTCCGGCCAACCGGCGAGACCGACAAAGTGCAGGTGCTGTGGTGGAATGGGGCCCGCTGGGGTGCCTCAGGGCCATTCGGCATCGCCACCATGCCCCTCGACGCAGCCCTCGACTACATCGCCTCCGAGCCGCTCTTCTGGATCAACG
This region of Methylobacterium nodulans ORS 2060 genomic DNA includes:
- a CDS encoding IS1182-like element ISMno38 family transposase, translating into MAKVFRSWDVDQGWLLPPSLHEFVPPGHMAHFVRDTVREALDLSAILDTYTEERGYPPYHPGMMVALLLYGYSRGLYSSRQLARACEERVDFMAVTGLNRPDFRTIADFRKRHLTALSDLFVQVLRLCRAAGLVGFAHVAVDGTKLKANASRHKAMSYGRMKAAESTLAAEVEAWLDQAREADAAEDRAHGTDHRGDETPAWMADKQRRLETIRAAKAALEAEAADPPDPEDEDGPGASSGMRWQGRPLRGEDGGPPDRAQRNFTDPDSRILPTRDGFVQGYNGQIAVDAAHQVIVAHRLVTNPADSRALVPLVDGVCTHLGRKPREVSGDAGFATEANLAALQERRITAYLAPGRARHGEADAAGRRRLTKMPLMSAMAVRLKRAGRRSRYRLRKQVVEPVFGQIKQARGFRQFLLRGLDQVRGEWAMICTAHNLLKLAQAAR
- a CDS encoding HlyD family secretion protein; translation: MSQDGSDSELAAGQKQLPIHRESLFRAEVLAEGQAQWLGTVLLEPRLTHWMFALFASAAVMAIVLLLVFGSYTRKARINGWLVPEQGVVRSFSPQAGVITEVLVQEGMAVRKGSPVLVISTEMLSSAAGATRQEVVRQLKRRRDSMMQEKSVQVRVFENQINDARKKLDILSAERKHLEVEVGLQKTKIEMADRTAVRLRELRKRDIVTAPRLEEAEKERLDEAAKLQALERSLATLEREQAEAWATLQAVPLRRQIQENESERSVAALEQDLIEAEARREIVITAPQDGTITGLQAEPGGNATTSIPLFGIVPSRSKLQAQLFSPSRGIGFLRAGQRVLLRYQAFPYQKFGFYGGVVTTVSRSALSPAELNQTLAGLTALFGSNEPIYRVTVELDRQTAVAYGQAVALQPGMQLEADVLIESRRLIEWVLEPLYTLSGSWHA
- a CDS encoding transposase encodes the protein MPAVLSTWMAPLAACFTRPTFATLPVLVAGAVLAPGRRTVTAALSSLGLREGVTVSTEHRVLSRRRWRAQATARGLLGLLIAAFVPSGPVVVGIDETLERRCGTKIKARS
- a CDS encoding peptidase domain-containing ABC transporter; amino-acid sequence: MARVSALEGLNLGWGRRVPMLLQTEAAECGLASLAMVASYFGYQTGLSELRRRYGMSLKGATLNELMRIADELGFATRPLRLEIAELGQLRLPCILHWDLNHFVVLQKVARGSAVVHDPSVGIRRISKAQLSRHFTGVALELYPTDRFVPATAPARIRALHLLGRTVGVKRALTNQVVLALAIEVFAIISPLFLQWVVDHALVTADHDLLVTLALGFSLLLLIQTAVTAMRSWMLIGLSATLKIQSRANLFSHLISLPATFFESRHLGDVTSRFSSQETILQVVTTDLVESIIDGIMAGITLVIMVLFAPDLAAVTVLGALLYAGLRWASYTPLREASAEAIVWSARRDSHFLETLRGIRTIKLFNGQEERRAHWLNLLVSTTNRQLSVERLRFLFKTANGLLFGFLKITIIWLGARHIMANTMSVGLLLAFLLYKDQFIERVAELINKLVDLKMLRLHAERLADIALTEPEPRSPVRLRPEGSHPPQAVELRHVSFRYGEHEPWILDNVSLRIEAGESVAIVGPSGGGKTTLLKILSGLVAPTHGEILVNGEPMSRIGLQNYRAMLGVVMQDDQLFAGSIADNISFFAEQPDLPRVVECADLAAVHADIIQMPMGYSTLIGDMGTMLSGGQKQRVLIARALYRRPGILLLDEATSHLDVDRERAVNAALAAACVTRIVIAHRPETIRASGRVITLCNGKVSCHRADEATELHELHLPPATPLTIPNTDVPACRGRVRRCQRKRTKRRRRGARRGARRALARSGRLR